In a genomic window of Gossypium arboreum isolate Shixiya-1 chromosome 7, ASM2569848v2, whole genome shotgun sequence:
- the LOC108460829 gene encoding pentatricopeptide repeat-containing protein At4g01570, whose amino-acid sequence MRHGRTPISSFSSPLLKNPSIQLGNILLIASLAKTLLESGTRNLDPNSIPLSEPLVLHILRKNSLEPSKKLDFFNWCRSFKPNFKHSAVTYSHIFRTLCRSGFVEEVPNLLFLMKEDGVLVDSSTFKLLLDAFIRSGKFDTALEILDYMEESGACLNASVYDSVLVALARKGQVGLALSMFCKLLEACNGNDNGNSVVSSLPGSVAINELLVALKKADMRAEFKQIFDKLREKKDFELDTCGYNICIHTFGCWGDLAASLSLFKEMKQKEKSSSSCSFGPDLCTYNSLIHILCSVGKVKDALIVWEELKVSGHEPDVFTYRILIQGCSKSYKINDAMKIFSEMQYNGFAPDTVVYNSLLNGLFKARKLMEACQLFEKMVQDGVRASCWTYNIMIDGLFRNGRAEAAYTLFCDLKKKGQFVDGVTYSIVVLQLCREGQLEEALQLVEEMEDRGFLVDLVTITSLLVGFYKQGRWDWTERLMKHIRGGNLVPNVLKWKANMEALMKNPPKNRKDYTPLFPSRGDFSEIRSYAGQAMGNNVDSKDCDEKDQKMPFIETDQWSSSPYMDQLANQVKSTEHSSRLFSLRRGQRVKEKGIGSFDVDMVNTFLSIFLAKGKLSLACKLFEVFTDMGVDPVSYTYNSIMSSFVKKGYISEAWGVLNEMDEKVCPTDVATYNLIIQGLGKMGRADIASSILEKLMKQGGYLDLVMYNTLINALGKAGYINEASKLFEQMRSSGINPDVISYNTLIEVHTKAGQLKDAYRYLKMMLDAGCSPNHVTDTILDNLGKEIDKLRLQKASIVCADNNNGDDS is encoded by the coding sequence ATGCGCCATGGAAGAACCCCCATTTCTTCATTCTCCTCTCCTCTCCTCAAAAACCCATCAATCCAATTGGGCAATATCCTCCTTATCGCCTCTCTCGCCAAAACCCTATTGGAATCCGGAACCCGAAACCTCGATCCGAACTCCATCCCCCTTTCCGAGCCACTGGTCCTCCACATCCTCCGCAAAAATTCCCTCGAGCCTTCTAAGAAGCTCGACTTCTTTAACTGGTGTCGCTCTTTTAAACCAAACTTCAAACACTCGGCCGTCACTTACTCCCACATATTCCGGACCCTTTGTCGATCTGGGTTCGTCGAGGAAGTCCCTAATTTGCTGTTTTTGATGAAGGAAGATGGCGTTCTTGTTGATTCTAGTACCTTTAAGTTATTGCTTGATGCTTTTATTCGGTCCGGTAAGTTTGATACTGCCCTTGAAATTCTTGATTATATGGAGGAATCGGGTGCTTGCTTGAATGCTAGTGTTTATGATTCTGTTCTCGTGGCTTTAGCTAGAAAAGGCCAAGTGGGTTTGGCTTTATCTATGTTCTGTAAGCTTTTAGAAGCTTGTAATGGCAATGATAATGGGAATTCTGTTGTTAGTTCGCTTCCTGGATCTGTTGCAATCAACGAGTTGCTTGTTGCTCTCAAAAAAGCTGACATGAGAGCAGAATTCAAACAAATTTTTGATAAATTGAGAGAAAAAAAGGATTTTGAATTAGATACATGTGGTTATAATATATGCATTCATACCTTTGGGTGCTGGGGTGATTTGGCTGCTTCTTTGAGCCTCTTTAAAGAGATGAAACAAAAGGAAAAGAGTTCCAGTTCCTGTTCGTTCGGTCCTGATTTGTGTACCTATAACAGTCTCATACACATACTTTGCTCGGTTGGCAAGGTGAAAGATGCTTTAATTGTGTGGGAGGAGTTAAAAGTGTCTGGCCATGAGCCTGATGTGTTTACATATAGAATTCTTATTCAAGGGTGCTCGAAATCATACAAAATTAATGATGCAATGAAAATATTTAGTGAGATGCAGTATAATGGGTTTGCTCCAGACACCGTTGTGTATAATTCTCTTCTGAATGGATTGTTCAAGGCCAGGAAGTTGATGGAAGCATGTCAGTTATTTGAGAAAATGGTTCAGGACGGTGTAAGGGCCTCTTGTTGGACTTACAATATTATGATAGATGGGTTGTTTAGGAATGGCAGGGCTGAAGCTGCTTACACTCTGTTTTGTGATTTGAAGAAGAAGGGGCAATTTGTGGATGGTGTCACTTACAGCATAGTTGTGTTGCAACTTTGTAGAGAAGGTCAGCTTGAAGAGGCACTACAATTGGTGGAAGAGATGGAAGACAGAGGTTTTCTTGTTGATTTAGTCACTATAACATCACTCTTGGTAGGATTCTATAAACAAGGTAGGTGGGATTGGACGGAGAGGTTGATGAAGCACATTCGTGGTGGCAATCTAGTACCCAATGTTCTCAAGTGGAAAGCAAATATGGAGGCTTTAATGAAAAATCCACCTAAAAATAGAAAGGATTACACTCCTCTATTCCCATCCAGAGGAGATTTTAGTGAGATAAGGAGTTATGCTGGCCAAGCAATGGGCAATAATGTTGATTCTAAAGATTGTGATGAGAAGGATCAGAAGATGCCATTCATTGAAACTGATCAGTGGTCATCATCACCATATATGGATCAATTAGCTAATCAAGTGAAGTCAACTGAACATTCTTCACGGTTGTTTTCGCTGAGGAGGGGGCAAAGAGTTAAAGAAAAGGGGATTGGTTCTTTTGATGTTGATATGGTGAACACGTTCTTATCTATATTTTTGGCCAAGGGGAAACTGAGCTTAGCCTGCAAGTTGTTCGAAGTATTCACTGATATGGGTGTAGATCCTGTTAGCTACACATACAACTCGATTATGAGTTCATTTGTCAAGAAGGGGTATATTAGTGAGGCATGGGGTGTCctgaatgaaatggatgagaaaGTGTGCCCAACAGATGTAGCAACCTACAATCTGATAATTCAAGGCCTGGGGAAGATGGGAAGGGCAGACATTGCAAGTTCAATTCTGGAGAAATTAATGAAGCAGGGTGGTTATCTTGACCTAGTTATGTATAACACCCTGATCAATGCCCTGGGAAAGGCTGGTTACATAAATGAAGCAAGCAAACTTTTCGAACAGATGAGGTCTAGTGGGATAAACCCCGACGTCATCAGCTACAATACACTTATCGAAGTTCATACCAAGGCTGGTCAATTAAAGGATGCATACAGATATTTAAAAATGATGTTGGATGCAGGATGTTCTCCGAACCATGTTACGGATACCATTTTGGATAATCTGGGAAAGGAAATCGACAAACTGAGGCTGCAAAAGGCATCAATCGTGTGCGCTGATAACAACAATGGGGATGATTCCTAA
- the LOC108460830 gene encoding uncharacterized protein LOC108460830, with amino-acid sequence MPCSTATPPHIFTVFLLFFCIWAPITQSVPDDSGFLQLPSDGFINVDESEGVCARFTKPASCPVNCFRTEPVCGVNGVTYWCGCADAFCAGTRVAKLGFCEVGSGGSASFSGQVLLLVHIVWLILLGFSVLCGLF; translated from the coding sequence ATGCCGTGCTCCACGGCAACTCCACCCCACATCTTCACTGTCTTCCTCCTCTTCTTTTGTATCTGGGCACCGATAACGCAGTCGGTGCCAGATGATTCGGGATTTCTACAATTACCTTCCGATGGGTTCATCAATGTTGATGAGAGTGAAGGAGTCTGTGCAAGATTCACCAAGCCCGCGTCATGCCCAGTCAATTGCTTCCGAACGGAGCCAGTTTGCGGCGTTAATGGCGTCACATACTGGTGCGGCTGCGCCGATGCCTTCTGCGCCGGTACTCGCGTGGCCAAATTAGGATTTTGTGAAGTTGGGAGTGGAGGTAGCGCTTCCTTTTCGGGCCAAGTGCTGCTTTTGGTTCACATTGTCTGGCTGATCTTGCTGGGATTTTCTGTATTGTGTggtcttttctaa
- the LOC108459507 gene encoding glucose-1-phosphate adenylyltransferase large subunit 1-like: protein MLGYCCVPSSKLPPSHHDKILSSSFFSNAVGIGQCNSAISGIRFGKLDISRRKCSATKRCSTSAVLADVTKDFMAFRANIYPKQEADPKTVASIILGGGAGTRLFPLTGTRAKPAVPIGGCYRLIDVPMSNCINSGINKIYILTQFNSQSLNRHISRTYNSGNGVTFGDGFVEVLAATQTSGESGKKWFQGTADAVRQFIWLFEDAKHRYIENILILSGDHLYRMDYMDFLQKHINSGADISVSCLPVDESRASDFGLLKIDENGQIRQFLEKPKGESLRSMVVDTTLLGLTAQDAKKTPYIASMGIYLFKTDVLLKLLRWHYPEANDFGSEIIPMAMKDYNVKAYLFDGYWEDIGTIKSFFDANLALTDKPPKFHFYDPLKPIFTSPRYLPPSRIEQCRVVDSIISHGCFLRECSVKHSIVGIRSRLEYGVELKDTLMMGADHYQTEAEIASCISEGNIPLGIGRNTKIMNCIIDTNTRIGKNVVIANKDNVEEANRPSEGFYIRSGITVVVKNAVIKDGTII from the exons ATGTTGGGTTATTGCTGTGTTCCATCATCAAAGCTGCCACCATCTCACCACGACAAGATTCTGTCATCTTCATTCTTTAGTAATGCAGTGGGAATTGGGCAATGCAACAGTGCAATTTCTGGTATTCGGTTCGGAAAACTCGACATTTCTAGGAGGAAATGTTCCGCAACCAAAAGATGTTCCACCTCTGCTGTTCTAGCTGATGTTACCAAAGACTTCATG GCTTTCCGGGCGAACATTTATCCGAAACAAGAGGCAGATCCCAAGACTGTTGCCTCTATCATTTTAGGGGGTGGAGCTGGAACACGGCTCTTTCCCCTTACTGGAACAAGGGCCAAGCCAGCT GTTCCCATTGGGGGATGTTATAGGCTGATCGATGTCCCAATGAGTAACTGCATCAATAGTGGGATTAACAAGATTTACATCCTCACCCAGTTCAATTCTCAATCTCTAAACCGCCACATTTCTCGGACTTATAATTCGGGCAATGGTGTGACCTTCGGTGATGGGTTTGTTGAG GTATTAGCAGCTACACAAACATCAGGTGAATCCGGAAAGAAGTGGTTCCAGGGTACAGCAGATGCTGTAAGACAGTTCATATGGTTGTTTGAG GATGCTAAACACAGATATATTGAGAACATTCTGATATTATCTGGCGATCATCTATACCGAATGGATTACATGGACTTCTTGCAG AAGCACATTAATTCTGGTGCTGACATATCTGTTTCATGTCTCCCTGTGGATGAAAG TCGTGCCTCTGATTTTGGATTGCTGAAGATTGATGAAAATGGACAGATTAGGCAGTTCCTAGAGAAACCTAAGGGTGAAAGTTTGAGGTCAATGGTAG TCGATACAACTCTTCTCGGATTAACAGCTCAAGATGCAAAGAAAACACCATACATTGCATCAATGGGTATATATTTATTCAAGACAGATGTTCTACTGAAACTACTCAG GTGGCATTATCCAGAAGCCAATGATTTTGGATCTGAAATCATTCCAATGGCTATGAAAGATTACAATGTTAAG GCATACTTGTTTGATGGCTATTGGGAAGATATTGGAACCATAAAATCCTTTTTTGATGCAAATTTGGCCCTCACAGATAAG CCCCCCAAGTTTCACTTCTATGATCCCCTAAAGCCAATTTTCACCTCTCCTCGGTATCTACCTCCATCAAGAATAGAGCAGTGCCGG GTCGTGGACTCCATAATTTCACATGGCTGCTTCTTGAGAGAATGCAGTGTCAAACATTCCATCGTGGGAATTCGCTCAAGATTGGAATATGGGGTGGAGCTGAAG GATACATTGATGATGGGTGCTGACCATTACCAAACTGAAGCAGAAATAGCATCCTGTATATCAGAGGGCAATATTCCATTAGGCATTGGCAGAAATACTAAAATCAT GAATTGTATAATAGACACAAATACAAGAATTGGAAAAAATGTTGTCATTGCAAACAAGGAT AATGTGGAAGAGGCAAATAGACCATCTGAGGGATTCTATATTCGATCAGGAATTACTGTAGTGGTAAAAAATGCTGTAATTAAGGATGGAACAATAATTTAG